A region from the Mycolicibacterium phlei genome encodes:
- a CDS encoding PE-PPE domain-containing protein, translating to MSLPAEQRPDPDQLSFVLFGDPSNARNGLAAVVPVLQGVLGVPGPAPDTPYDSLWLIREYDLFADFPDRPWNLLAVANAVAGWVYIHPVYNGVDPTSEPGVLVDAAVNSQGGTDLYVLMPTRQLPLTMPLRQLGVPDRVVDDVDRLLRPVIDSAYDRRGYEPVTARDDVDLDQFELTREEPPADEPVPVGSGAKVKSGNKFSPGMTETAADPEHDDADGESETDSETTDPEETGPDDAEAAA from the coding sequence ATGAGCCTGCCGGCGGAGCAGCGGCCCGACCCGGACCAGTTGAGTTTCGTGCTGTTCGGTGACCCGTCCAACGCCCGCAACGGGCTGGCGGCGGTGGTGCCGGTGCTGCAGGGCGTCCTCGGCGTCCCCGGTCCCGCGCCGGACACGCCGTACGACAGCCTGTGGCTGATCCGGGAGTACGACCTGTTCGCCGACTTCCCCGACCGGCCGTGGAACCTGCTCGCGGTGGCCAACGCGGTGGCCGGGTGGGTCTACATCCACCCCGTCTACAACGGCGTCGACCCGACCTCCGAACCCGGGGTGCTGGTGGACGCCGCCGTCAACAGCCAGGGCGGGACAGACCTGTACGTGCTGATGCCCACCAGGCAGTTGCCGTTGACGATGCCGCTGCGCCAGCTCGGCGTGCCCGACCGTGTGGTCGACGACGTCGACAGGCTGCTGCGGCCCGTCATCGACTCGGCCTACGACCGCCGCGGATACGAGCCGGTGACCGCCCGTGACGACGTCGATCTCGACCAGTTCGAGTTGACCCGCGAGGAACCGCCGGCCGACGAGCCGGTCCCGGTCGGCTCGGGCGCCAAGGTCAAGTCCGGCAACAAGTTCAGCCCCGGGATGACCGAAACCGCCGCGGATCCGGAGCACGACGATGCCGACGGCGAGAGCGAAACCGATTCCGAGACAACTGATCCCGAGGAAACCGGACCAGATGACGCCGAGGCTGCCGCTTAG
- the groL gene encoding chaperonin GroEL (60 kDa chaperone family; promotes refolding of misfolded polypeptides especially under stressful conditions; forms two stacked rings of heptamers to form a barrel-shaped 14mer; ends can be capped by GroES; misfolded proteins enter the barrel where they are refolded when GroES binds) encodes MAKTIAYDEEARRGLERGLNSLADAVKVTLGPKGRNVVLEKKWGAPTITNDGVSIAKEIELEDPYEKIGAELVKEVAKKTDDVAGDGTTTATVLAQALVREGLRNVAAGANPMALKRGIEKAVEKVTETLLKSAKEVETKEQIASTAAISAGDTQIGELIAEAMDKVGNEGVITVEESNTFGLQLELTEGMRFDKGYISGYFVTDAERQEAVLEDPYILLVSGKVSTVKDLLPLLEKVIQSGKPLLIIAEDVEGEALSTLVVNKIRGTFKSVAVKAPGFGDRRKAMLQDMAILTGGQVISEEVGLSLETADISLLGRARKVVVTKDETTIVEGAGDAEAIQGRVAQIRAEIENSDSDYDREKLQERLAKLAGGVAVIKAGAATEVELKERKHRIEDAVRNAKAAVEEGIVAGGGVALLQAAPALDDLKLEGDEATGANIVRVALSAPLKQIALNGGLEPGVVAEKVSNLPAGHGLNAATGVYEDLLAAGVADPVKVTRSALQNAASIAALFLTTEAVVADKPEKAAAGAGDPTGGMGGMDF; translated from the coding sequence ATGGCCAAGACAATTGCGTATGACGAAGAGGCCCGCCGCGGCCTCGAGCGGGGCCTCAACAGCCTCGCCGACGCGGTAAAGGTGACGCTGGGCCCCAAGGGTCGCAACGTCGTCCTGGAGAAGAAGTGGGGCGCCCCCACGATCACCAACGATGGTGTGTCCATCGCCAAGGAGATCGAGCTCGAGGATCCGTACGAGAAGATCGGCGCCGAGCTGGTCAAAGAGGTCGCCAAGAAGACCGACGATGTCGCGGGTGACGGCACCACCACCGCCACCGTCCTGGCCCAGGCGCTGGTGCGCGAGGGTCTGCGCAACGTTGCCGCCGGCGCCAACCCGATGGCTCTGAAGCGCGGTATCGAGAAGGCCGTCGAGAAGGTCACCGAGACCCTGCTGAAGTCGGCCAAGGAGGTCGAGACCAAGGAGCAGATCGCTTCGACCGCCGCGATCTCGGCCGGCGACACCCAGATCGGCGAGCTGATCGCCGAGGCCATGGACAAGGTCGGCAACGAGGGTGTCATCACCGTCGAGGAGAGCAACACCTTCGGCCTGCAGCTGGAGCTCACCGAGGGTATGCGCTTCGACAAGGGCTACATCTCGGGTTACTTCGTGACCGACGCCGAGCGTCAGGAAGCCGTCCTCGAGGATCCGTACATCCTGCTGGTGTCGGGCAAGGTCTCGACCGTCAAGGACCTGCTGCCGCTGCTGGAGAAGGTCATCCAGTCGGGCAAGCCGCTGCTGATCATCGCCGAGGACGTCGAGGGCGAGGCCCTGTCGACCCTGGTCGTGAACAAGATCCGCGGCACCTTCAAGTCGGTCGCCGTCAAGGCTCCGGGCTTCGGTGACCGCCGCAAGGCGATGCTGCAGGACATGGCGATCCTGACCGGTGGCCAGGTCATCAGCGAAGAGGTCGGCCTGTCCCTGGAGACCGCCGACATCTCGCTGCTGGGTCGTGCCCGCAAGGTCGTCGTGACCAAGGACGAGACCACCATCGTCGAGGGTGCCGGTGACGCCGAGGCCATCCAGGGCCGCGTCGCGCAGATCCGCGCCGAGATCGAGAACAGCGACTCCGACTACGACCGTGAGAAGCTGCAGGAGCGGCTGGCCAAGCTGGCCGGCGGCGTCGCGGTCATCAAGGCGGGCGCGGCCACCGAGGTCGAACTCAAGGAGCGCAAGCACCGCATCGAGGACGCCGTGCGCAACGCGAAGGCGGCCGTCGAGGAGGGCATCGTCGCCGGTGGTGGCGTGGCTCTGCTGCAGGCGGCTCCGGCGCTGGACGATCTGAAGCTCGAGGGTGACGAGGCGACCGGCGCGAACATCGTGCGCGTCGCGCTGTCGGCCCCGCTGAAGCAGATCGCCCTCAACGGTGGTCTGGAGCCGGGTGTCGTCGCCGAGAAGGTGTCGAACCTGCCCGCCGGCCACGGCCTGAACGCCGCGACCGGTGTGTACGAGGACCTGCTCGCCGCCGGCGTTGCCGACCCGGTGAAGGTGACCCGTTCGGCGCTGCAGAACGCGGCTTCGATCGCGGCCCTGTTCCTCACCACCGAGGCCGTCGTCGCCGACAAGCCGGAGAAGGCCGCCGCTGGTGCCGGCGACCCGACCGGTGGCATGGGCGGTATGGACTTCTAA
- the ahpC gene encoding alkyl hydroperoxide reductase subunit C — MSILNTEIKPFQATAFRNGEYVEVSDADVRGKWSIFFFYPADFTFVCPTELGDMADLYDEFQKLGVEIYAVSTDTHHVHAAWHKASDTIGKIRYYMVGDPSGTITRNFDNMREGQGLADRGTFLVDPDGIIQYLEITPEGVGRNAAELLRKVKAAQYVRNHPGEVCPAKWEEGEETLAPSIDLVGKI; from the coding sequence ATGTCCATCCTCAACACCGAGATCAAGCCGTTCCAGGCCACCGCCTTCCGCAACGGCGAGTACGTCGAGGTCTCCGATGCCGACGTGCGCGGCAAGTGGTCGATCTTCTTCTTCTATCCGGCCGACTTCACGTTCGTCTGCCCGACCGAGCTCGGCGACATGGCCGACCTGTACGACGAGTTCCAGAAGCTCGGCGTCGAGATCTACGCGGTGTCCACCGACACCCACCACGTGCACGCCGCCTGGCACAAGGCCTCCGACACCATCGGCAAGATCCGCTACTACATGGTCGGTGACCCGTCGGGCACCATCACCCGCAACTTCGACAACATGCGCGAGGGCCAGGGCCTGGCCGACCGCGGCACCTTCCTCGTCGACCCCGACGGCATCATCCAGTACCTGGAGATCACCCCGGAGGGCGTCGGCCGCAACGCCGCCGAGCTGCTGCGCAAGGTGAAGGCCGCGCAGTACGTGCGCAACCACCCGGGCGAGGTCTGCCCCGCCAAGTGGGAAGAGGGCGAGGAGACCCTGGCTCCGTCGATCGACCTCGTGGGCAAGATCTGA
- the ahpF gene encoding alkyl hydroperoxide reductase subunit F, translated as MLDASTTAQLKTYLEKVTTPIELVASLDDSPKSAELAALLEETAALSDKVTYRRADDDARRPSFRIERVGTDIRVQFAGLPMGHEFSSYVLALLQVGGHPVKVSDELADTIKSLDGDYQFETYMSLSCQNCPDVVQALNAMSVLNPRIRVVAIDGALFQDEVEARKVLAVPTVYLNGELFDSGRMSIEQIVAKLDTGAAARDAEKMKGKAPFDVLVVGAGPAGATAAIYAARKGLRTGMAAERIGGQVLDTMAIENFISVPHTEGPKLAAALEEHVREYDVDIMPMQEAVELIPALEEGGLTEIRFRNGATLSARSVVLATGARWRNMNVPGEQEYRNKGVTFCPHCDGPLFKGKRVAVIGGGNSGVEAAIDLAGVVGHVTLLEFDTKLRADAVLQRKLHSLPNVDVILNAATTEVVGDGTQVTGLRYRDRDTDEQHELALEGVFVQIGLLPNTEWLKGTLELTDRGEVVVNAAGATSAPGVFAAGDCTTTPYKQIVIALGAGATASLSAFDHLIRTSAPTAG; from the coding sequence ATGCTCGACGCCTCGACCACCGCACAGCTGAAGACCTACCTGGAGAAGGTCACCACGCCGATCGAACTGGTGGCCTCCCTCGACGACAGCCCCAAGTCCGCGGAACTCGCCGCGCTCCTCGAGGAGACCGCGGCGCTGTCCGACAAGGTGACCTACCGCCGCGCCGACGACGACGCACGCCGTCCGTCGTTCCGCATCGAGCGGGTGGGCACCGACATCCGGGTGCAGTTCGCCGGCCTGCCGATGGGCCACGAGTTCAGCTCCTACGTCCTGGCGCTGCTGCAGGTGGGCGGGCATCCGGTCAAGGTCTCCGACGAACTGGCCGACACCATCAAGTCGCTCGACGGTGACTACCAGTTCGAGACGTACATGTCGCTGTCGTGCCAGAACTGCCCGGACGTCGTCCAGGCGCTCAACGCGATGAGCGTGCTCAACCCGCGCATCCGGGTGGTCGCCATCGACGGCGCCCTGTTCCAGGACGAGGTCGAGGCGCGCAAGGTGCTCGCGGTGCCCACCGTCTACCTCAACGGTGAACTGTTCGACTCCGGCCGGATGAGCATCGAGCAGATCGTCGCCAAGCTCGACACCGGCGCCGCCGCCCGCGACGCCGAGAAGATGAAGGGCAAGGCCCCGTTCGACGTGCTCGTCGTCGGCGCCGGCCCGGCGGGCGCCACCGCCGCCATCTACGCCGCCCGCAAGGGTCTGCGCACCGGTATGGCCGCCGAGCGGATCGGCGGTCAGGTGCTCGACACCATGGCGATCGAGAACTTCATCTCGGTGCCGCACACCGAGGGCCCCAAGCTGGCCGCCGCGCTCGAGGAGCACGTCCGCGAGTACGACGTCGACATCATGCCGATGCAGGAGGCGGTCGAGCTGATCCCCGCTCTCGAGGAGGGCGGCCTGACCGAGATCCGCTTCCGCAACGGCGCCACGCTGTCGGCCCGCTCGGTGGTGCTCGCCACCGGCGCCCGCTGGCGCAACATGAACGTCCCCGGCGAGCAGGAGTACCGCAACAAGGGCGTCACCTTCTGCCCGCACTGCGACGGCCCGCTGTTCAAGGGCAAGCGCGTCGCCGTCATCGGCGGCGGTAACTCCGGCGTCGAGGCCGCCATCGACCTGGCCGGTGTGGTCGGCCACGTCACGCTGCTGGAGTTCGACACCAAGCTGCGCGCCGACGCGGTCCTGCAGCGCAAGCTGCACAGCCTGCCCAACGTCGACGTCATCCTCAACGCCGCCACCACCGAGGTCGTCGGCGACGGCACCCAGGTGACCGGGCTGCGCTACCGGGACCGCGACACCGACGAGCAGCACGAGCTCGCGCTCGAGGGCGTCTTCGTCCAGATCGGTCTGCTGCCCAACACCGAGTGGCTCAAGGGCACGCTCGAGCTGACCGACCGCGGCGAGGTCGTCGTCAACGCCGCGGGCGCCACCTCGGCGCCGGGTGTGTTCGCGGCCGGCGACTGCACGACCACGCCGTACAAGCAGATCGTCATCGCGCTGGGTGCCGGCGCGACCGCGTCGCTGAGCGCCTTCGACCATTTGATCCGCACGTCCGCGCCGACTGCCGGTTGA
- a CDS encoding hydrogen peroxide-inducible genes activator has protein sequence MASTPSVAQLRAFVAVSRLQHFGAAATQLGISQPTLSQLLSKLEANLGLQLIERTSRRVLVTPAGQRLLPHAEAAVEAVHAIVDAAEPAGWLFGALRVGIIPTIAPYLLPTLLGTLHDEAPDLRLVVREEQTHRLLDALRRDEIDVALLALPISEPGLVAQPVYEEDFVLAVSADSELAGATDVPIEALRRQPLLLLDEGHCLRDQALEVCALANVQDTGHDAARASSLPTVVQLVAAGMGATLLPATAVPVETRGAALGIATFADPAPGRRVGIVWRAASSRGERFLDLARVIRRAVVDGGLPARSVVGVDSLAG, from the coding sequence ATGGCCAGTACCCCCTCGGTCGCCCAGCTCCGCGCGTTCGTCGCGGTCAGCCGGCTACAGCATTTCGGGGCGGCCGCGACTCAGCTGGGGATCTCCCAACCGACGCTGAGCCAGCTGTTGTCCAAGCTGGAGGCCAACCTCGGCCTGCAGCTCATCGAACGCACCTCCCGGCGGGTGCTCGTCACCCCGGCGGGCCAGCGGCTGCTGCCGCACGCCGAGGCCGCGGTGGAGGCGGTGCACGCCATCGTCGACGCCGCGGAACCGGCGGGGTGGCTGTTCGGTGCACTGCGCGTGGGCATCATCCCGACGATCGCCCCCTACCTGCTGCCGACGCTGCTGGGCACGCTGCACGACGAGGCACCCGATCTGCGGCTGGTGGTGCGCGAGGAGCAGACCCACCGGCTGCTCGACGCGCTGCGCCGCGACGAGATCGACGTCGCGCTGCTGGCCCTGCCCATCAGCGAGCCGGGTCTGGTCGCCCAGCCGGTCTACGAGGAGGACTTCGTGCTGGCGGTCAGTGCGGACTCCGAACTCGCCGGCGCCACCGACGTGCCGATCGAGGCGCTGCGCCGCCAGCCGCTGCTGCTGCTGGACGAGGGCCACTGCCTGCGCGACCAGGCGCTGGAGGTGTGCGCGCTGGCCAACGTCCAGGACACCGGCCACGACGCCGCCCGGGCCAGCTCACTGCCCACCGTCGTCCAGCTGGTGGCCGCCGGGATGGGCGCCACCCTGCTGCCCGCCACCGCGGTACCCGTCGAGACGCGCGGCGCCGCGCTCGGCATCGCCACCTTCGCCGACCCCGCCCCCGGCCGGCGGGTCGGCATCGTGTGGCGCGCCGCCAGCTCGCGCGGCGAACGTTTCCTCGACCTGGCCCGGGTCATCCGCCGCGCGGTGGTCGACGGCGGGCTGCCCGCCCGATCCGTGGTGGGCGTCGACTCGCTGGCCGGGTAG
- a CDS encoding ECF transporter S component: MSNLSWRWRVVDIVVASVLAVASGLVFLFWNVASNSIQAPLSAALPGLQALAGGGWLFAGVLVALVVRKPGAAVYGELVAATASALVGNEWGVLTIECGLVQGLAAELVFAAFLYRRWGMPVSVLAGTVAGVAMGVNDLILWYPEATTAFQSIYVVSGAVSGAVIAGVVPFFVVRGLARTGALGRFAAGREIPVRR; encoded by the coding sequence ATGTCCAACCTGTCCTGGCGGTGGCGCGTGGTCGACATCGTCGTCGCGAGCGTTCTGGCCGTGGCCTCGGGCCTGGTGTTCCTGTTCTGGAACGTCGCGTCCAACTCGATCCAGGCGCCGCTGAGCGCCGCGCTGCCCGGGCTGCAGGCCCTGGCCGGCGGCGGCTGGCTGTTCGCCGGTGTGCTGGTGGCGCTGGTGGTGCGCAAGCCGGGCGCCGCCGTGTACGGCGAGCTGGTGGCGGCGACGGCCTCGGCGCTGGTCGGCAACGAGTGGGGGGTGCTGACCATCGAATGCGGCCTGGTGCAGGGCCTGGCCGCCGAGCTCGTGTTCGCGGCCTTCCTCTACCGGCGCTGGGGTATGCCCGTGTCGGTGCTGGCGGGCACGGTCGCGGGCGTGGCGATGGGCGTCAACGACCTGATCCTCTGGTACCCCGAGGCGACGACGGCGTTCCAGTCGATCTACGTGGTGTCCGGCGCGGTCTCGGGCGCGGTGATCGCGGGTGTGGTGCCGTTCTTCGTGGTGCGCGGGCTGGCCAGGACCGGGGCGCTGGGCCGGTTCGCCGCCGGCCGGGAGATCCCGGTCCGGCGATGA
- a CDS encoding ABC transporter ATP-binding protein translates to MTARPVARAGGVEVRAEGWGWRHAGHQRWAVRDIDLHIRAGERVLLLGASGSGKSTLLHGLAGLLGGHDEGEQAGRLLVDGAPPAAGRARVGMVLQDPDSQVILSRVGDDVAFGLENLTVPREEIWPRVERALRSVGLNLPLAQDTSVLSGGQKQRLALAGVLAMSPGLIILDEPTANLDADGVVEVRDAVRAVADETGATVIVVEHRTQVWLPVVDRVVVLDSDDGVLADGTPDEVLHRQREHLIDAGIWIPAAPTPRITRNRLPAEDPLLVADALAVGYRTPVRTGLDFTVTPGRITAVTGPNGAGKSTLALTLGGLIPAQAGRLQAAAAFAPSPRRREPVRWRSRELLTRIASVFQDPEHQFLCGTVLDEISLGLRALKRDARTIRAAVDPVLDRLRLAHLADRSPYTLSGGEKRRLSVATVLVTEPSVVVLDEPTFGQDRRTWTEMLHLLAELADHGTAVVTVTHDDEFVDLLADDRIRL, encoded by the coding sequence ATGACCGCGCGGCCCGTCGCGCGGGCCGGGGGCGTCGAGGTACGGGCCGAGGGTTGGGGCTGGCGGCACGCCGGTCACCAGCGCTGGGCGGTGCGCGACATCGACCTGCACATCCGCGCCGGTGAGCGCGTGCTGCTGCTGGGCGCCTCCGGCTCCGGCAAATCGACTCTGCTGCACGGACTTGCGGGCCTGCTCGGCGGGCACGACGAGGGTGAGCAGGCGGGCCGCCTGCTGGTCGACGGCGCCCCGCCCGCGGCCGGCCGCGCCCGCGTCGGCATGGTGCTGCAGGACCCCGACTCGCAGGTGATCCTGTCCCGCGTCGGCGACGACGTGGCGTTCGGACTGGAGAACCTCACCGTCCCCCGCGAGGAGATCTGGCCGCGGGTGGAGCGCGCTCTGCGGTCGGTGGGCCTGAATCTGCCGCTGGCGCAGGACACCTCGGTGCTGTCCGGCGGGCAGAAGCAGCGCCTGGCGCTGGCGGGTGTGCTGGCGATGAGCCCGGGGCTGATCATCCTCGACGAGCCGACGGCCAACCTCGACGCCGACGGCGTGGTCGAGGTGCGTGACGCGGTGCGCGCGGTGGCCGACGAGACCGGCGCCACCGTGATCGTCGTCGAGCACCGCACCCAGGTGTGGCTACCCGTGGTGGATCGCGTGGTGGTGCTCGACAGCGACGACGGTGTGCTGGCCGACGGCACACCCGATGAGGTCCTGCACCGCCAGCGCGAACATCTGATCGACGCGGGCATCTGGATCCCCGCCGCCCCCACCCCGCGGATCACCCGGAACCGGTTGCCCGCCGAGGATCCCCTGCTGGTCGCCGACGCGCTCGCGGTGGGGTACCGCACCCCGGTGCGCACCGGCCTGGACTTCACCGTCACACCGGGCCGCATCACCGCGGTGACCGGACCCAACGGCGCGGGTAAGTCGACGCTGGCGCTGACCCTCGGCGGCCTGATCCCCGCACAGGCGGGCCGGTTGCAGGCCGCCGCCGCGTTCGCACCGTCACCGAGACGACGGGAGCCGGTCCGGTGGCGGTCCAGGGAACTGCTGACCCGCATCGCCAGCGTGTTCCAGGATCCCGAGCACCAGTTCCTCTGCGGCACAGTGCTCGACGAGATCTCGCTGGGGCTGCGCGCACTCAAGCGTGACGCGCGGACGATCCGCGCGGCCGTCGACCCGGTGCTCGACCGGTTGCGCCTGGCGCATCTGGCCGACCGCAGCCCCTACACGCTGTCCGGCGGCGAGAAGCGGCGACTGTCGGTGGCCACCGTGCTGGTCACCGAACCGTCCGTCGTCGTGCTCGACGAACCCACCTTCGGCCAGGACCGGCGCACCTGGACCGAGATGCTGCACCTGCTGGCCGAACTCGCCGACCACGGCACCGCGGTGGTCACCGTCACCCACGACGACGAGTTCGTCGACCTGCTCGCCGACGATCGGATCCGGTTGTGA
- a CDS encoding energy-coupling factor transporter transmembrane component T family protein — MRQINPVARLLCAAVIAVALVLSVDWVSAATALALELPLLLAVGVRLRPLLIRGSLVFIAAVTTALTNLLYGRVSGDVHWHFGLINVSDGSIELALAMFLRVLAIGLPSVFLFIGVQPIELADGLGQVLRLPARFVIGAVAGMRMVGLLRRDWQYLGYARRARGVADHNRVRRFAGQAFALLVFALRRGSKLATAMEARGFGAHPTRTWARPSVFAGREVALVVAGVLIAVAAVGVSVAVGSWNFVGG; from the coding sequence GTGAGACAGATCAATCCCGTCGCGAGGCTGTTGTGCGCGGCCGTGATCGCGGTCGCGCTGGTGCTGTCGGTGGACTGGGTGTCGGCGGCCACCGCACTGGCCCTGGAGCTCCCGCTGCTGCTGGCCGTGGGAGTTCGACTGCGGCCGTTGCTGATTCGCGGGTCCCTGGTGTTCATCGCCGCGGTCACCACCGCGCTGACCAACCTGTTGTACGGCCGGGTCTCCGGGGACGTGCACTGGCACTTCGGGCTGATCAACGTCAGCGACGGCTCCATCGAGCTGGCGCTGGCGATGTTCCTGCGGGTGCTGGCCATCGGCCTGCCGTCGGTGTTCCTGTTCATCGGCGTGCAGCCGATCGAGCTGGCCGACGGCCTGGGCCAGGTGCTGCGACTGCCCGCGCGGTTCGTGATCGGTGCGGTGGCCGGGATGCGCATGGTCGGCCTGCTGCGCCGCGACTGGCAGTACCTGGGCTATGCGCGCCGGGCCCGCGGCGTGGCCGACCACAACCGGGTGCGCCGGTTCGCGGGCCAGGCGTTCGCGCTGCTGGTGTTCGCGCTGCGGCGCGGTTCCAAGCTGGCCACGGCGATGGAGGCCCGCGGGTTCGGCGCCCACCCGACCCGCACGTGGGCCCGCCCGTCGGTGTTCGCAGGCCGCGAGGTGGCGCTCGTCGTCGCCGGCGTGCTCATCGCGGTGGCCGCGGTGGGCGTCTCCGTCGCCGTGGGCAGCTGGAACTTCGTCGGCGGCTGA